DNA sequence from the Cupriavidus sp. WKF15 genome:
CCGCCACGCTGACCATCATGGTCGGCGGCAAGCCCGCCGTGCTGGAAGACGTGCGCCCGCTGCTGGCGCTGCTCGGCAAGACCATCACGCACATTGGCGACCACGGCGCTGGCCAGGTGGCCAAGCTGTGCAACCAGATCGCGCAGGTGGTCAACATCGAAGGCATCGCCGAGGCCATGCGCTTCGCGTCTGCGCAGCAGGTCGATACGGCGCGCGTGTTCGAGGCCATGTCCACCGGCATGGCCGGCAGCCGCATGCTCGACATGATGGGCCCCAAGATGGTCGCGCGCGACTTCGCCGCCGGCATCGAGGCGCGGCTGCATGACAAGGACTTCGGACTGGCGCGCGATATCGCGGGCCAGATCGGACTGACGCTGCCCGCTCTGCAGGCCACTTCCGCCCAGCTGCAGATCCTGATGGACAAGGGCTGGGGCAAGGACGACACCTCGTCCCTGCTGCGCGTGCTGGAGGATTGAGCGCGGCTACGCCCTGACGCCCGTCAGGGCCAGGACAGCGCGCAGCAGCGTGCTGTCGGGATTGGCCAGGTCGTCCATCACGTTGAAGTGATGACGGCCCGGCAGCGGCACATCCTGCGCCGCATTGGCATTGGCCGGCCACGCGGCGCGGATCAACGCGTTCTGGCGGTGGTACTCGGCGGCTTCCAGTTCGCCCACGGCCGTCACCAGCGGCGCGTGCGTCGCGGGCTGCATGAATGCCGGCGACAGGCGCGCCACGTCGGCCTCGGACAGGCGCAGGTCGCGCTGCAGGAAGTCGGCGCGGCGCAGCGGCTCCAGGTCGTACAGGCCGCTGATCGACAGCCCGCCCTTGATCAGGTCGTCCGGCAGGTCCTGGCCCACCTGCGGCCACAGCGCCGCCATCAGCATGGCCACGAGGTGACCGCCAACCGAGTGGCCCGCCACGAAGATGCGCGCGTGGTCGTGGCCGAGCCGCTCCGATTGCCGGTAGAGCCACGCTACGCTGCCCACCACCTGGCGCACGATGGCCGGTACGGTCACGGACGGGCACAACGAATAGTTCACGACCGCCACCGATACGCCGAGCCGCGGCAGCTCGCTCGCCACGAAGCTGTGGTCGCGCTTGTCGAGCGCGCGGAAATAGCCCCCATGCACGAACACCAGCAGCGGCGGGCGCTCGCCGGTCCCCGGGAAGTAGTCCAGCCGCTCGTCCTGCGCGTGGGCCGAACCCGGTGCGGCATAGCTGAGATTCTCCTGGTAGCCGCCGCGCGCGCGTACCTGCGCCGACAGCGTCGCCCAGCGCGCCATGTGCTCGGCGTTGTCGGGCACGCGGTCGCGGTTGTTGTATTCTCGCTCGTAGAAGGCCGGGTCCTGCGAAGGCAGCCGGGCCAGGCTGGCCAGGGAGGATTGTGCGGGCATGGCGTGCTCGGTGGCGCGTGGCAAACCCTGCCATCGTAGCTCCGGCCCGGCCTGCGCGGATATCCGTACCAATACCACTCACCGGACCGCGCCATGGTCGTCAAACGCAGTCTCCGGGCCGGCCGGCCCGACCAGCTCGGCCCGCCCGAACCCACGCCGGACGACGCCGCCGGCCGCTGCCCGCTCTGCGGCAGGCCACTCGTGGAAGGCCCAAGCACCGACCTCCACCATCCCGTGCCGCGCAGCCATGGCGGGCACGACACCGTACCGATGCACCGCGTCTGCCACCAGAAAATCCACTCGGTCTTCACCGAGGCCGAGCTGGCGGGCGGCTTCCACGACTGGGAGGCACTGCGGCACCACCCGGCCATGGCCGACTTTATCCGCTGGATCGCCCGCAAGCCGCCCGAATACAACGACCGCAGCCGCCACACAAACGCCCGGCGGGGCCGCTGAGCGCGCCCGCAGGTTGTCGGCAGCGACGATTTCCGGCATAATTCGCGGCTCAGCGCGGTGCCGATTCAGGCGCCCACACCTGCCCGGGTGGTGAAACAGGTAGACGCAGGGGACTCAAAATCCCCCGCCGCAAGGCGTGTCGGTTCGAGTCCGACCCCGGGCACCAGACACAGTTCCAAAGCAGTTCCCAGAACCCGCAAACCCCGCCCAGCCTGGCTTTGCGGGGTTTTTTGTTTCCCGTAGAGTCCGAGAACGTCCTCACTCCAGTGAAACCCCATATTCCGGGGTGGCGCTCTGCTGTTTCACCCGCTGCAGCATCCCCCGAGCAACGGCCACCCGCCAATTTGCGGAAACACCAAGAACCCCGCCCGAGAGAAGCTTTGGATACGCCAGCAGCGCCCAGAACTATCGTGGGCTACCCAGCACTTTCGCATGCACGAAAACGCTCGGGTTTCTTGATTGGCATCAAGAGCCAATTCCCCTGGATGCCCACACTAACAATGCGAATTCTGTCCAGCAGAGCCTCCCTTTTCGTAGCCTGGTTCTTCGCTGCCGGCGCCTTTTTCGCATGGCTCCACAACGTGCTTGAAGGCAAAGACTAACCTTGAACCGAAAGGGCTTGTCTGACACGGCACACGCCTTCCCTTGCCTGGACGTTTGCTCTTTGCCCCTTCCGTCTGGACTGGCGGTCGACTGTGGATAGCACCGGCCCCAATTTCTACCGATTCGCGACAACACGAAAGGCCCCTTCATGGAACCTCGACAACAGCAGTTTTCCCTCTGGTATGTGCTCTTGGCCGTCTCGGCGATGCTCATCCTTCAGAGTGTCCTGTTCTCGTCCCACGTCGAAACGTTACCGTACAGCGACTTCAAGGTTCTGCTCAAGGCGGGCAAGCTCAAGGACATTTCCCTTGGCGAGGGCGCCATTACGGGTACGGTCAACACCGATGGCATTGAGCATTTGCTTCCCAAGCAACAAGTCGAAGAGATGCAGCGTCAGGAGAAGGGGGACCACCTGTTCTCAACGCTCCGGGTCAATGACCCGAATCTGGTCCAGGACCTCGAAACTGCCAAGGTGCGCTTTGTTGGCCAGGCCGACAACAAGTGGATTAGCACGCTGTTGTCCTGGGTTGTTCCTGCAATGCTCTTCTTTGCCGTCTGGAGCTTCCTCATCAAACGGATGGGTGGTGCCGCCGGCGGCATGATGGAGATTGGGAAGAGCAAAGCCAAGGTCTACATGCAAAAGGAAACTGGCGTGACGTTTGCCGACGTCGCCGGTATCGACGAAGCCAAGGACGAGCTTGCTGAAATCGTCAATTTCCTGAAGGACTCGCAGCGCTATCGTCGCCTGGGTGGCAAGATTCCCAAGGGCGTGCTGCTACTCGGGGCGCCGGGCACCGGCAAGACACTCCTGGCAAAGGCGGTAGCCGGTGAGGCCGGCGTGCCGTTCTTCAGCATGAGTGGCTCGGACTTCGTCGAGATGTTTGTCGGAGTCGGGGCAGCACGGGTGCGCGACCTCTTCAACCAGGCGGAGACCAAAGCACCCTGCATTATCTTCATCGACGAACTCGACGCGCTGGGCAAGACTCGTGCGCTCGGTGCAGTTACCGGCAATGACGAACGCGAACAGACCCTAAACCAATTGCTGGTCGAGATGGATGGCTTTGATACCAACAAGGGCGTCATCATTATGGCCGCGACCAATCGGCCGGAAATTCTCGACCCTGCGCTATTGCGCCCAGGACGGTTTGACCGTCATGTCGCGTTGGACCGCCCAGACCTGAAGGGTCGCGAGCAGATTCTCAAAGTCCACATCAGGAATGTCGTCCTGGCTCCCACTGTCGAACTGACAAAGCTGGCAGCCCGCACGCCTGGCTTCGCTGGGGCAGACCTCGCCAACCTCGTCAACGAGGCCGCTCTGCTGGCTGCGCGCAAGGGTAAAGATGCCGTGGAGATGGTCGATTTCGACGAGGCACTGGACCGCATCATTGGCGGCCTGGAGAAGAAGAATCGCGTCATGAATCCACAGGAGAAGGAAACCATCGCGTACCACGAGGCTGGTCACGCCATCGTCGCGGAACTGCGCCCCCGCGCTGACCGAGTTTCAAAGGTCTCCATCATTCCGCGTGGCGTGGCAGCACTCGGCTATACACAGCAGACGCCGACCGAGGACCGCTATTTACTGAAGCAGAGCGAACTACTTGACCGGCTCGATGTGCTGCTCGGCGGGCGAATGGCCGAGCAAATCGTCTTTGGCGATGTATCCACCGGCGCCCAGAATGACTTGCAGCGAGCGACGGACATGGCACGCCAGATGATTACGCAGTTCGGTATGAGCGACCAGCTTGGACTTGCGACTTACGAGGACATGCCAAGCCCCCTATTCAACGCACCAGGACTGGTGCCCCGGGGACGTAAGGAGTACAGCGAGAGTACGGCTCAGATTATTGATGCGGAGGTCCGGAAGATCCTGGGTGACGCGAGCCAGCGGGTGAAGCAGACTTTGCTGGCAAATCGGCACAAGCTGGACGCACTTGCGAAGCTACTGCTCGAACAGGAAGTCGTCGACCGACCTGCCCTGGACCTGCTGCTCTCCGAAAAAGTCACCCAGCTTACCCCCGGGAGGCCTCACCCAGCTCCACCCGATGCGTCCGAATCGCCAAAGGGGAACCAAGAGAATGAAGGCAAGTAGCAAGAGTTCTACATCCGAAGCAAGCGCCATTTCCCATGAGGACTACGAGGCCAGCCTGCACCTGCTGCAAATTGAACTGGTCAAGCTGCAGAAGCACTTCATTTGCTGCAACGACCGGATTCTGGGTGCATACCCTCGTCCTTAAGCCTCGCAAGGGCTTCAGGCGTGGTGGCCTTCACAGGGTCTGAGACGGCAATGATTCCGGCGAGCGCGCCGTTCACCGCCAGGTGCATGACACTAGCGCCCTGGGCACGTAGTCCGTCACATCCTTTGGTCAGCACGTCAGTCGAGACGCCCTCCGTTTGCATCAGGACCGTATTACCGAGGGCGAGCTTGCGACCACCAACCACGCCGCGCGCACCGTCTCGGAAGAGTTCCTCTGTCGAGGCGCCGGTGGTAATGACCTTAGGATGACCATCAGGACGGCGACAGTGGCCTCCCTGGCACCCCAAGTCGAAATGCTTGATTAACGCGAGAAGCCCGTGCGCTGCGCGCCAGTGGTAACCAAGCTCAACGGAGCGAGGCCACCTTACGCCTTTGAATAACCGACGTCTGCCGCCTGCGTGGCAATGACAGATGGCCCGCTGGGAACAGACTACTTGCTCATCATACCGCCGCCCATTCCCTGCCCCATCCCTTGGCCCATACTGCCGCCGCCCATCGCTTGAGAACCCGTCATTGCCTGCATCATTTCCTGCATGAAGGCCATGTGCTGGCCCATCATGTCCTGACACATTTGCATTTGGTCGGGCGATGCTCCGCCTTTGCCCTTGGGCGACGACATCCCGCCTGCGCCGGCCATTCCCATTCCCATCATGTCCTTGTGCATGACAGCCATGGCATCCTGCACGACCTTGTTGCGTTCGGCCATCAGTGCCTGGACCTCTTCCGGGGTTCCGGCCCGCGACAGCCGCTCACGGATTGCGCGCAAGTGTGCTGTCTTGGCGTCGAGGTCACCATCTCCCTTTTTCTGGGGTGTGACCGCCGGCGCCGGCTTTTTTACCTGCTCCTTGGGATGGTGCTTCTCGTGCTCGGCGTCGTTTGACGGCGATGCCGAGAAGGCGACGGGCGCCCATGCGAGGGCAGCGGCTGCGAGGAGGATGGGAAGGCGGCGAAGGTGGACCATGCGAAAGCTCCTCGTTTATAAGAAAGTAGTTGAACTATAGGACCCGTGGTTTCCGTTAAATTGACAAGCGTCAACTTTTGCATGGGGAAGGGTTGGGGGTTTCGTGCTTGGCAGGCGCGGCAACCCCCTCATTACCCATTCCCTGCAATCCGGCGAAAAACCTTTTTTCTGGGCATCGCACCCGTGCCGCTCTGTTCAGTGGCGCACAGACCCTGATCCATTCCCATCGCACACTGATGATGTGCGGCCAATCCGTTTCCTCGATCCCGCACTCTGCACCTCGCCGGCTGGCGCACGAGTCCCGGCGAGGTGCAATCGTTCGGGGGCCATCCATGCTCCGGATTCCCGGCTCCCATGCGGTGGTCCAGAACCGCCCCAGTAACACATCCCGCCGCATACGCCCCACCCCACCTCTGCCCTCATACGATCGGCTGTCGCCTCGGCGAAGTGCACGAACCGGCTCCGGGACCTCCTCCACCGCATTCGAAGTAGATTTGACATCACAGAGGACCAGCTCTGTTGCCAACGCGGCAGCGATCCATCCTGCCTTCCCCG
Encoded proteins:
- a CDS encoding NAD(P)-dependent oxidoreductase; the protein is MTTTTPQSSARTVAFIGLGAMGTHMVRHLLAAGHSVRAFVRRPEAAEAARALGAEPYFTPAEAARGASVVFTNVTSSEDVRQVLLGENGAIHGAAPGTVCVDHSTISPIVTREIAAALAARGIDMLDCPVSGGTMGAEAATLTIMVGGKPAVLEDVRPLLALLGKTITHIGDHGAGQVAKLCNQIAQVVNIEGIAEAMRFASAQQVDTARVFEAMSTGMAGSRMLDMMGPKMVARDFAAGIEARLHDKDFGLARDIAGQIGLTLPALQATSAQLQILMDKGWGKDDTSSLLRVLED
- the ftsH gene encoding ATP-dependent zinc metalloprotease FtsH, with protein sequence MEPRQQQFSLWYVLLAVSAMLILQSVLFSSHVETLPYSDFKVLLKAGKLKDISLGEGAITGTVNTDGIEHLLPKQQVEEMQRQEKGDHLFSTLRVNDPNLVQDLETAKVRFVGQADNKWISTLLSWVVPAMLFFAVWSFLIKRMGGAAGGMMEIGKSKAKVYMQKETGVTFADVAGIDEAKDELAEIVNFLKDSQRYRRLGGKIPKGVLLLGAPGTGKTLLAKAVAGEAGVPFFSMSGSDFVEMFVGVGAARVRDLFNQAETKAPCIIFIDELDALGKTRALGAVTGNDEREQTLNQLLVEMDGFDTNKGVIIMAATNRPEILDPALLRPGRFDRHVALDRPDLKGREQILKVHIRNVVLAPTVELTKLAARTPGFAGADLANLVNEAALLAARKGKDAVEMVDFDEALDRIIGGLEKKNRVMNPQEKETIAYHEAGHAIVAELRPRADRVSKVSIIPRGVAALGYTQQTPTEDRYLLKQSELLDRLDVLLGGRMAEQIVFGDVSTGAQNDLQRATDMARQMITQFGMSDQLGLATYEDMPSPLFNAPGLVPRGRKEYSESTAQIIDAEVRKILGDASQRVKQTLLANRHKLDALAKLLLEQEVVDRPALDLLLSEKVTQLTPGRPHPAPPDASESPKGNQENEGK
- a CDS encoding alpha/beta hydrolase — encoded protein: MPAQSSLASLARLPSQDPAFYEREYNNRDRVPDNAEHMARWATLSAQVRARGGYQENLSYAAPGSAHAQDERLDYFPGTGERPPLLVFVHGGYFRALDKRDHSFVASELPRLGVSVAVVNYSLCPSVTVPAIVRQVVGSVAWLYRQSERLGHDHARIFVAGHSVGGHLVAMLMAALWPQVGQDLPDDLIKGGLSISGLYDLEPLRRADFLQRDLRLSEADVARLSPAFMQPATHAPLVTAVGELEAAEYHRQNALIRAAWPANANAAQDVPLPGRHHFNVMDDLANPDSTLLRAVLALTGVRA
- a CDS encoding HNH endonuclease, yielding MVVKRSLRAGRPDQLGPPEPTPDDAAGRCPLCGRPLVEGPSTDLHHPVPRSHGGHDTVPMHRVCHQKIHSVFTEAELAGGFHDWEALRHHPAMADFIRWIARKPPEYNDRSRHTNARRGR